In Bacillota bacterium, one genomic interval encodes:
- a CDS encoding DUF3795 domain-containing protein, translating to MSSQKTMGPLPFKSTLIAPCGMNCRLCRAYIREKKACPGCYGNDALKSKSCAMCRIKNCEMIAKDKAGYCFKCKEFPCPRLNRLDKRYKTKYGMSMIENLAYIKRFGIRSFVGHEKGRWACPECGEVICVHKENCIYCGCKWR from the coding sequence ATGAGCTCCCAAAAAACGATGGGACCGCTGCCGTTCAAATCGACGTTGATCGCTCCGTGCGGTATGAACTGCAGGCTTTGCCGCGCCTATATCAGGGAAAAAAAGGCCTGCCCCGGCTGCTACGGGAATGACGCTCTGAAATCCAAATCCTGTGCGATGTGCCGGATAAAGAACTGCGAGATGATAGCGAAAGATAAAGCCGGGTATTGCTTTAAATGCAAGGAATTTCCCTGTCCCAGGCTGAACCGCCTGGACAAGCGTTACAAAACGAAATACGGCATGAGCATGATCGAAAACCTGGCGTACATTAAGCGTTTCGGCATAAGAAGTTTCGTCGGACACGAAAAGGGAAGATGGGCGTGTCCGGAATGCGGTGAGGTAATATGTGTTCATAAGGAAAACTGCATTTATTGCGGCTGCAAGTGGCGCTGA
- a CDS encoding GIY-YIG nuclease family protein codes for MNRRKELKSAYKQTPLPMGVYRIKNNVNGKIFVAAGMNLPGSLNSNRFQLNLRCHRNKALQEDWDRHGAGAFTFDVVETLEPEQIPENNRQDAVAALEEKWLQSLQPYGDKGYNKPKKS; via the coding sequence TTGAACAGGAGAAAAGAACTCAAGTCGGCGTACAAACAGACTCCCCTTCCCATGGGAGTGTACCGGATAAAGAACAATGTCAACGGGAAAATATTCGTCGCTGCCGGCATGAACCTGCCGGGAAGCCTCAACAGCAACCGCTTTCAGTTGAACCTGCGGTGCCACCGTAACAAGGCGTTGCAGGAAGACTGGGACCGGCACGGCGCCGGCGCCTTTACCTTCGATGTCGTTGAAACCCTGGAGCCGGAACAAATCCCGGAAAACAACCGGCAAGACGCTGTCGCGGCGCTGGAGGAGAAGTGGCTGCAATCCCTGCAGCCCTATGGCGATAAGGGTTACAACAAGCCGAAAAAGAGCTGA